A section of the Rattus norvegicus strain BN/NHsdMcwi chromosome 15, GRCr8, whole genome shotgun sequence genome encodes:
- the Or11h4c gene encoding olfactory receptor Olr1631 gives MSFSPLRYVETMNTSATHVTEFVLLGFPGSWKIQIFLFVLFLVFYVLTLLGNGAIICAVICDSRLHTPMYFFLGNFAFLEIWYVSSTAPNMLANILSKTKAISFSGCFLQFYFFFSLGTSECFFLTVMAYDRYLAICRPLHYPVIMTRRLCCILVSSCWLIGFLGYPIPVFSISQLPFCGPNTIDHFLCDMDPLMALSCAPAPITKLVFYVQNSFFLFFTITYILRSYILLLRAVFQVPSAAGRRKAFSTCGSHLAVVSLFYGTVMIMYMSPTYGISTLMQKILTLVYSVMTPLFNPLIYSLRNSDMKLALRKVLLGMRIVKKI, from the coding sequence ATGTCTTTTTCCCCCCTCAGATACGTAGAAACCATGAACACATCAGCAACACATGTAACTGAATTTGTTCTCTTGGGATTTCCTGGTTCCTGGAAGATACAAATTTTTCTCTTCgtgttgtttttggtgttttatgTCTTGACCTTGTTGGGAAATGGAGCCATCATCTGTGCAGTAATATGTGACTCACGACTACatacccccatgtacttcttcctgggAAATTTTGCCTTCCTTGAAATTTGGTATGTTTCCTCAACTGCTCCTAACATGCTAGCCAACATTCTGTCTAAGACCAAGGCCATCTCATTTTCAGGGTGCTTCCTAcagttctatttcttcttttcgCTGGGTACAAGTGAATGTTTCTTCCTGACAGTAATGGCTTATGATAGATACCTGGCCATTTGCCGCCCATTACATTACCCTGTCATCATGACTAGGAGGCTTTGTTGCATTCTGGTATCATCATGCTGGCTCATTGGATTCCTTGGATACCCAATCCCTGTCTTCTCCATCTCTCAACTTCCATTCTGTGGTCCTAATACCATTGATCACTTCCTCTGTGACATGGACCCATTGATGGCTTTGTCCTGTGCCCCAGCACCTATTACCAAACTTGTTTTTTATGTCCaaaattcttttttcctgtttttcactATTACATACATTCTTCGGTCCTATATTTTGTTGCTCAGGGCTGTTTTTCAGGTTCCTTCTGCAGCTGGCAGGCGAAAGGCCTTCTCTACCTGTGGTTCCCATTTAGCTGTGGTGTCACTCTTCTATGGGACAGTAATGATAATGTACATGAGTCCTACATATGGCATTTCAACGTTGATGCAGAAGATCCTTACCCTTGTATACTCTGTAATGACTCCTCTCTTTAATCCTCTGATTTATAGCCTTCGTAACTCGGACATGAAACTTGCTCTGAGGAAAGTTCTGTTAGGAATGAGAATTGTCAAAAAGATTTGA
- the Or11h4d gene encoding olfactory receptor Olr1632 translates to MSFFPRRYVDTMNTSATYVTEFILLGFPGSWKIQIFLFVLFLVFYVLTLLGNGAIICAVICDSRLHTPMYFFLGNFAFLEIWYVSSTTPNMLANILSKTKAISFSGCFLQFYFFFSLGTSESFLLAVMAYDRYLAICRPLHYPVIMTRRLCCILVSSCWLIGFLGYPIPVFSISQLPFCGSNIIDHFLCDMDPLMALSCAPAPITKLIFYVQNSLFLFFTITYILRSYILLLRAVFQVPSAAGRRKAFSTCGSHLAVVSLFYGTVMIMYMSPTYGISTLMQKILTLVYSVMTPLFNPLIYSLRNKDMKLALSKVLLGMRIVKNI, encoded by the coding sequence ATGTCTTTTTTCCCCCGCAGATATGTAGATACCATGAACACATCCGCAACGTATGTAACTGAATTTATTCTCTTGGGATTTCCTGGTTCCTGGAAGATACAAATTTTTCTCTTCgtgttgtttttggtgttttatgTCTTGACCTTGTTGGGAAATGGAGCCATCATCTGTGCAGTAATATGTGACTCACGACTACatacccccatgtacttcttcttgGGAAATTTTGCCTTTCTTGAAATTTGGTATGTTTCCTCAACCACTCCTAACATGCTAGCCAACATTCTGTCTAAGACCAAGGCCATCTCATTTTCAGGGTGCTTCCTGcagttctatttcttcttttcactGGGTACAAGTGAATCTTTCCTTTTGGCTGTAATGGCTTATGATAGGTACCTGGCCATTTGCCGCCCATTACATTACCCTGTCATCATGACTAGGAGGCTTTGCTGCATTCTGGTATCATCATGCTGGCTCATTGGATTCCTTGGCTATCCAATCCCTGTCTTCTCCATTTCCCAACTTCCCTTCTGTGGTTCTAATATCATTGATCACTTCCTCTGTGACATGGACCCATTGATGGCTTTGTCCTGTGCCCCAGCTCCTATTACCAAACTTATTTTTTATGTCCAAAattcccttttcctgtttttcaCTATTACATACATTCTTCGGTCCTATATTTTGTTGCTCAGGGCTGTTTTTCAGGTTCCTTCTGCAGCTGGCCGGCGAAAGGCCTTCTCTACCTGTGGTTCCCATTTAGCTGTGGTGTCACTCTTCTATGGGACAGTAATGATAATGTACATGAGTCCTACGTATGGCATTTCAACATTGATGCAGAAGATCCTTACCCTTGTATACTCTGTAATGACTCCTCTCTTTAATCCTCTTATTTATAGCCTTCGTAACAAGGACATGAAACTTGCTCTGAGCAAAGTTCTGTTAGGAATGAGAATTGTCAAAAATATTTGA
- the Or11h4d gene encoding olfactory receptor Olr1632 isoform X1, with translation MNTSATYVTEFILLGFPGSWKIQIFLFVLFLVFYVLTLLGNGAIICAVICDSRLHTPMYFFLGNFAFLEIWYVSSTTPNMLANILSKTKAISFSGCFLQFYFFFSLGTSESFLLAVMAYDRYLAICRPLHYPVIMTRRLCCILVSSCWLIGFLGYPIPVFSISQLPFCGSNIIDHFLCDMDPLMALSCAPAPITKLIFYVQNSLFLFFTITYILRSYILLLRAVFQVPSAAGRRKAFSTCGSHLAVVSLFYGTVMIMYMSPTYGISTLMQKILTLVYSVMTPLFNPLIYSLRNKDMKLALSKVLLGMRIVKNI, from the coding sequence ATGAACACATCCGCAACGTATGTAACTGAATTTATTCTCTTGGGATTTCCTGGTTCCTGGAAGATACAAATTTTTCTCTTCgtgttgtttttggtgttttatgTCTTGACCTTGTTGGGAAATGGAGCCATCATCTGTGCAGTAATATGTGACTCACGACTACatacccccatgtacttcttcttgGGAAATTTTGCCTTTCTTGAAATTTGGTATGTTTCCTCAACCACTCCTAACATGCTAGCCAACATTCTGTCTAAGACCAAGGCCATCTCATTTTCAGGGTGCTTCCTGcagttctatttcttcttttcactGGGTACAAGTGAATCTTTCCTTTTGGCTGTAATGGCTTATGATAGGTACCTGGCCATTTGCCGCCCATTACATTACCCTGTCATCATGACTAGGAGGCTTTGCTGCATTCTGGTATCATCATGCTGGCTCATTGGATTCCTTGGCTATCCAATCCCTGTCTTCTCCATTTCCCAACTTCCCTTCTGTGGTTCTAATATCATTGATCACTTCCTCTGTGACATGGACCCATTGATGGCTTTGTCCTGTGCCCCAGCTCCTATTACCAAACTTATTTTTTATGTCCAAAattcccttttcctgtttttcaCTATTACATACATTCTTCGGTCCTATATTTTGTTGCTCAGGGCTGTTTTTCAGGTTCCTTCTGCAGCTGGCCGGCGAAAGGCCTTCTCTACCTGTGGTTCCCATTTAGCTGTGGTGTCACTCTTCTATGGGACAGTAATGATAATGTACATGAGTCCTACGTATGGCATTTCAACATTGATGCAGAAGATCCTTACCCTTGTATACTCTGTAATGACTCCTCTCTTTAATCCTCTTATTTATAGCCTTCGTAACAAGGACATGAAACTTGCTCTGAGCAAAGTTCTGTTAGGAATGAGAATTGTCAAAAATATTTGA